The Pelagibacterium halotolerans B2 genome has a segment encoding these proteins:
- a CDS encoding excinuclease ABC subunit UvrA: MKSKDIHATTPATDHGHTRPPACVQVRGARQNNLKNIDVDVPRDAFVVFTGISGSGKSSLAFGTLYAEAQRRYLESVAPYARRLIDQAGVPEVDAIDGLPPAVALQQQRGSANARSSVGSVTTLSSLVRMLYSRVGEYPRHQPMLYAEDFSPNTVAGACATCHGIGRVYDATEETMVPDDSLTIRDRAIAAWPTAWHGQNLRDILVSLGYDVDTPWRDLPKKDRDWILFTEETPTVPVYAGLTPEQTRTALKRRMEPSYQGTFTGARRYVLETFANTKSALMKKRVSQYIIGRDCPTCDGKRLKREALSVKFAGLDIAEFGDLTVFKLKDLLMPVAHGEYGAVSDTSKGHVLEKAAREAAVEQRVAAGGSAHKSAPDIRRTPNLSDEKRIAAQRLACELIERLEPLIDLGLGYISLDRSTPSLSSGELQRLRLATQLSSQLFGVVYVLDEPSAGLHPADGEALLTILERLKAAGNSLFVVEHDLDVIRRAEWLVDVGPGAGEKGGEVLYSGPIEGLADVETSITRRYLFAEPLRSERTPRDPKAWLRLEGIRRNNLHGLDVEFPIGCFTAVTGVAGSGKSSLVSQALPELVTEHLGGSPVAEEGDIDPLLDVAQNVTEGRIVVGMEHVRRLVRVDQKPIGRTPRSNLSTYSGMFDHVRRIFADTPLARRRHYSPSRFSFNVAQGRCPVCEGEGYVMVELLFLPSVFAPCSTCHGSRYNPQTLEVEWNGRNIAQVLELTVDDACDFFAGEASVMRSLDVLREIGLGYLRLGQPATELSGGEAQRIKLATELQRAQRGNTIYILDEPTSGLHPSDADRLMQHLQGLVDAGNTVVVVEHDMRAITQADWIIDLGPGAGEDGGRIVASGVPGVVAEAEGSLTARYLKAAL; this comes from the coding sequence TTGAAGAGCAAGGATATTCACGCGACGACGCCGGCCACCGATCATGGGCATACGAGGCCGCCCGCTTGCGTGCAGGTTCGCGGCGCGCGCCAGAATAACCTCAAAAATATTGACGTCGATGTACCGCGCGACGCCTTCGTGGTGTTCACCGGCATATCGGGCTCGGGCAAGTCATCGCTCGCGTTCGGCACCCTTTATGCCGAAGCCCAGCGGCGTTATCTAGAATCGGTTGCGCCCTATGCCCGTCGCCTGATCGACCAAGCCGGCGTGCCGGAGGTCGACGCGATCGACGGTTTGCCGCCTGCGGTCGCGTTGCAGCAGCAGCGCGGCTCGGCCAACGCGCGATCCTCGGTCGGCAGCGTGACGACGCTCTCCAGCCTGGTGCGGATGCTCTATTCGCGCGTCGGCGAATATCCGCGCCATCAACCCATGCTCTATGCGGAGGATTTCTCCCCCAACACGGTCGCGGGGGCCTGCGCGACCTGCCACGGCATCGGCCGCGTATATGACGCGACCGAAGAGACGATGGTGCCTGACGACAGCCTCACCATTCGCGACCGGGCGATCGCCGCTTGGCCGACCGCCTGGCATGGCCAGAACCTGCGCGATATCCTCGTTTCGCTCGGCTATGACGTCGATACACCATGGCGCGACCTGCCGAAAAAGGATCGCGACTGGATCCTCTTTACTGAAGAGACGCCGACGGTGCCGGTCTACGCGGGCCTGACGCCCGAACAGACCCGGACGGCGCTCAAGCGCCGCATGGAGCCGAGCTACCAGGGCACCTTCACTGGCGCGCGCCGCTATGTGCTGGAAACCTTCGCCAACACTAAAAGCGCGCTGATGAAGAAGCGCGTTTCGCAATATATCATCGGCCGCGATTGCCCGACCTGCGACGGCAAGCGCCTGAAGCGCGAAGCCCTGTCGGTCAAATTCGCCGGCCTTGACATTGCCGAGTTCGGCGACCTGACGGTGTTCAAGCTGAAGGACTTGCTGATGCCCGTCGCGCATGGCGAATATGGGGCGGTCTCCGACACCTCAAAGGGCCATGTTCTGGAAAAAGCGGCCCGCGAAGCAGCGGTCGAACAACGGGTTGCCGCAGGCGGCTCTGCGCACAAGAGCGCGCCCGACATACGCCGTACGCCAAATCTCTCCGACGAGAAGCGGATCGCCGCCCAACGCCTTGCCTGCGAATTGATCGAGCGGCTCGAGCCGCTGATCGATCTTGGCCTTGGCTACATATCGCTCGACCGCAGCACGCCATCGCTCTCCTCCGGAGAGCTGCAGCGCTTGCGGCTTGCCACGCAATTGTCGTCACAGCTTTTCGGCGTGGTCTATGTGCTTGACGAGCCTTCGGCGGGGTTGCACCCCGCAGATGGCGAAGCCTTGCTGACTATCCTCGAGCGTCTCAAGGCGGCGGGCAACTCCCTGTTCGTCGTCGAACATGATCTCGACGTGATCCGCCGCGCGGAATGGCTCGTCGATGTCGGGCCAGGAGCCGGGGAAAAGGGCGGTGAAGTCCTCTACAGCGGGCCGATAGAGGGGCTTGCCGACGTCGAGACTTCGATCACCCGCCGCTACCTGTTCGCAGAGCCGCTCCGCAGTGAGCGCACACCGCGCGATCCCAAGGCATGGCTACGCCTGGAAGGGATCAGGCGGAACAATCTCCATGGTCTCGACGTCGAGTTTCCCATCGGCTGCTTCACCGCTGTCACCGGCGTTGCGGGATCGGGCAAATCCAGTCTTGTCAGTCAGGCGCTGCCCGAGCTCGTCACGGAACACCTCGGCGGCTCCCCCGTGGCCGAGGAGGGGGATATCGATCCGCTGCTCGATGTTGCGCAGAACGTCACTGAAGGACGCATTGTTGTAGGCATGGAGCATGTTCGCAGGCTGGTGCGGGTCGATCAGAAACCGATCGGCCGCACGCCGCGCTCGAACCTATCCACCTACAGCGGCATGTTCGACCATGTGCGACGGATCTTCGCTGATACGCCGCTCGCCCGCCGGCGGCACTATAGCCCGAGCAGGTTCTCGTTCAACGTCGCGCAAGGGCGCTGCCCTGTGTGCGAGGGCGAGGGATACGTCATGGTGGAGCTGCTGTTCCTGCCAAGCGTTTTTGCGCCGTGCTCGACCTGCCATGGCTCTCGCTACAACCCGCAAACGCTCGAAGTCGAATGGAACGGGCGCAATATCGCCCAGGTGCTCGAACTGACGGTGGACGATGCGTGCGATTTCTTCGCTGGCGAGGCATCTGTGATGCGCTCCCTCGACGTGTTGCGGGAGATCGGTCTTGGCTATCTGAGGCTCGGTCAGCCGGCGACCGAGCTGTCTGGCGGGGAGGCGCAGCGCATCAAGCTGGCGACTGAACTGCAACGCGCTCAACGCGGCAACACGATCTACATCCTCGACGAGCCAACTTCGGGGCTTCACCCCTCCGATGCGGACCGGCTGATGCAACATCTGCAGGGCCTCGTAGACGCCGGCAATACCGTCGTAGTCGTCGAACATGACATGCGCGCCATCACACAGGCGGACTGGATCATCGACCTGGGACCGGGGGCCGGGGAAGATGGGGGCCGTATCGTTGCCAGCGGCGTCCCTGGCGTCGTTGCGGAAGCGGAAGGCAGTCTCACCGCCCGCTATCTCAAGGCGGCTCTGTAG
- a CDS encoding type 1 glutamine amidotransferase domain-containing protein: MTLEGKSVAILIAPRGTEEPEFSKPKQAIEEAGGKVTVVSFETGKARTVNSDLDEGGSYTIDKTFAEVKADDFDGLVVPGGTVGADKLRGSVEAIGFIRAFFDQKKPVAAICHAPWTLIEAGVLKGRTLTSYPTLQVDIENAGGAWTNEEVVVDNGLVTSRDPNDLPAFCAKLVEEIAEGAGAALAAGN, translated from the coding sequence ATGACTTTGGAAGGCAAATCAGTTGCCATTCTGATCGCACCCCGCGGGACGGAAGAACCAGAATTCTCGAAGCCCAAGCAAGCTATCGAGGAGGCTGGCGGCAAAGTGACCGTGGTCAGTTTTGAAACGGGCAAGGCTCGCACAGTCAATAGCGACCTTGACGAGGGCGGCAGCTATACTATCGACAAGACGTTTGCCGAGGTCAAAGCCGACGATTTCGACGGACTTGTTGTGCCCGGAGGGACTGTCGGCGCCGACAAGCTGCGCGGCAGCGTCGAGGCAATTGGTTTCATCCGGGCTTTCTTCGATCAGAAAAAACCTGTTGCGGCTATATGCCATGCACCCTGGACATTGATCGAGGCGGGCGTGCTTAAGGGTCGCACCTTGACGTCCTACCCGACGCTGCAGGTCGATATCGAGAACGCCGGCGGTGCATGGACCAATGAGGAAGTCGTGGTCGACAACGGCCTTGTTACCAGCCGCGATCCCAATGATTTGCCCGCCTTCTGTGCCAAACTCGTTGAGGAAATCGCAGAAGGTGCGGGCGCAGCGCTAGCAGCAGGGAATTAA